A section of the Schistosoma haematobium chromosome ZW, whole genome shotgun sequence genome encodes:
- a CDS encoding hypothetical protein (EggNog:ENOG410VJ0D~COG:S) produces MMYLISNTSLNIRDADRVLYGLRFLIPDILKSIRDVLKTCQSVQPKFIRSGVYYHLGLKTNLLRYVDLWLCTTDFDSLKLYVNVDGLSMSRSSNQQLWPILGRIIAPRLSDVFMIGIYGGNSKPAEFNEFSADTISEIKEMTDVGLFSVKFYKCIAIRLAAVICDAPARSSVRYTVNHNGKAGCDRCIVVGRRLEGKTTFPNGVYTLRTDDTFRRQTQSIHHQGHSIMETLSINMIVTFPLDPMHMVYLGVTKKLANLWIDLARRRLRNFNSCAIRDINNLISGCVASTPSDFPRKCRTLDFVSAWKASECRLFLLYLGPVILEKTLPQPFYLNFRRLALSMYLLAHPKLHKTFVETAKIDLLNFLNEYEWCYGCDISNRQFNTMHVLQLHTKCLNSSLFVILCQRERPW; encoded by the exons ATGATGTATCTAATATCAAATACATCTCTGAACATAAGAGATGCTGATCGGGTTCTGTATGGTCTAAGATTTCTTATCCCGGACATACTGAAAAGCATCAGAGATGTTCTGAAGACATGTCAAAGTGTTCAACCAAAGTTCATCCGCAGTGGGGTTTACTACCATCTAGGATTGAAAACCAATCTGCTAAGATACGTTGACCTTTGGTTGTGTACTACTGATTTTGACTCTTTAAAGTTATATGTCAATGTAGATGGACTTTCTATGTCTAGAAGCTCCAATCAACAGTTATGGCCTATACTTGGACGGATCATTGCCCCTCGGCTTAGTGACGTGTTCATGATAGGGATCTACGGAGGGAATAGTAAGCCGGCAGAATTCAACGAATTTTCTGCGGACacaatttctgaaataaaagaaatgactGACGTGGGTCTTTTTAGTGTTAAGTTTTATAAATGTATAGCTATTAGGTTGGCGGCTGTTATATGTGACGCACCTGCTCGTTCTTCTGTTAGGTACACGGTAAACCACAACGGTAAGGCAGGTTGCGATAGGTGTATTGTAGTTGGGAGACGGCTGGAGGGGAAAACGACCTTTCCAAATGGAGTATATACTTTAAGAACAGATGACACTTTCCGTCGTCAGACTCAATCAATTCACCATCAAGGACATTCTATAATGGAAACGCTTTCTATTAATATGATCGTTACTTTTCCTCTAGATCCTATGCACATGGTGTACCTTGGTGTTACCAAAAAACTAGCTAATTTATGGATAGATTTAGCACGCCGAAGACTGCGGAACTTTAACTCATGTGCAATTCGggacataaataatttaatatctgGTTGTGTGGCAAGTACTCCTTCTGACTTTCCCCGTAAATGCCGTACACTAGACTTTGTATCGGCATGGAAAGCTTCTGAATGTAGGTTGTTCCTTCTGTATTTGGGCCCGGTGATTCTTGAAAAGACATTGCCACAACCTTTTTATCTTAATTTCCGGCGTTTAGCGTTATCCATGTATCTGCTTGCACATCCCAAATTACATAAAACTTTTGTAGAAACCGCCAAAATAGATTTACTAAACTTTCTGAATGAATACGAATGGTGTTATGGGTGTGATATCTCCAATCGCCAA TTCAACACAATGCACGTTTTACAGCTGCATACGAA GTGCCTTAACTCATCGCTTTTTGTCATCCTCTGTCAACGAGAAAGACCTTGGTAA
- a CDS encoding hypothetical protein (EggNog:ENOG410VJ0D~COG:S) encodes MQANNMTFSDVSENVRRRRATVNLSRSLGCHRTTYNRRWNKMRAALMKKYHFLSFSEFANESTLKEVKREVSCNESTSTSTPSTSNINQRLSHNSGHNEVNLCSQKFVNRKELVNGFMMYLISNTSLNIRDADRVLYGLRFLIPDILKSIRDVLKTCQSVQPKFIRSGVYYHLGLKTNLLRYVDLWLCTTDFDSLKLYVNVDGLSMSRSSNQQLWPILGRIIAPRLSDVFMIGIYGGNSKPAEFNEFSADTISEIKEMTDVGLFSVKFYKCIAIRLAAVICDAPARSSVRYTVNHNGKAGCDRCIVVGRRLEGKTTFPNGVYTLRTDDTFRRQTQSIHHQGHSIMETLSINMIVTFPLDPMHMVYLGVTKKLANLWIDLARRRLRNFNSCAIRDINNLISGCVASTPSDFPRKCRTLDFVSAWKASECRLFLLYLGPVILEKTLPQPFYLNFRRLALSMYLLAHPKLHKTFVETAKIDLLNFLNEYEWCYGCDISNRQFNTMHVLQLHTKCLNSSLFVILCQRERPW; translated from the exons ATGCAG GCCAATAATATGACTTTTTCTGATGTCAGTGAGAATGTTCGTAGACGTAGGGCCACTGTGAACTTGTCACGTTCCCTTGGTTGTCACAGAACCACTTATAATCGGAGGTGGAATAAAATGAGAGCTGCtttaatgaaaaaatatcaCTTTCTTTCGTTCAGTGAGTTCGCTAATGAAAGCACCCTAAAAG AAGTAAAGAGAGAAGTCAGTTGTAATGAAAGTACTTCGACTAGTACCCCGTCCACTAGCAACATCAATCAAAGGCTTTCACATAATAGTG GACATAATGAAGTGAACTTGTGCTCTCAGAAGTTCGTGAATCGCAAAGAACTGGTGAACGGCTTCATGATGTATCTAATATCAAATACATCTCTGAACATAAGAGATGCTGATCGGGTTCTGTATGGTCTAAGATTTCTTATCCCGGACATACTGAAAAGCATCAGAGATGTTCTGAAGACATGTCAAAGTGTTCAACCAAAGTTCATCCGCAGTGGGGTTTACTACCATCTAGGATTGAAAACCAATCTGCTAAGATACGTTGACCTTTGGTTGTGTACTACTGATTTTGACTCTTTAAAGTTATATGTCAATGTAGATGGACTTTCTATGTCTAGAAGCTCCAATCAACAGTTATGGCCTATACTTGGACGGATCATTGCCCCTCGGCTTAGTGACGTGTTCATGATAGGGATCTACGGAGGGAATAGTAAGCCGGCAGAATTCAACGAATTTTCTGCGGACacaatttctgaaataaaagaaatgactGACGTGGGTCTTTTTAGTGTTAAGTTTTATAAATGTATAGCTATTAGGTTGGCGGCTGTTATATGTGACGCACCTGCTCGTTCTTCTGTTAGGTACACGGTAAACCACAACGGTAAGGCAGGTTGCGATAGGTGTATTGTAGTTGGGAGACGGCTGGAGGGGAAAACGACCTTTCCAAATGGAGTATATACTTTAAGAACAGATGACACTTTCCGTCGTCAGACTCAATCAATTCACCATCAAGGACATTCTATAATGGAAACGCTTTCTATTAATATGATCGTTACTTTTCCTCTAGATCCTATGCACATGGTGTACCTTGGTGTTACCAAAAAACTAGCTAATTTATGGATAGATTTAGCACGCCGAAGACTGCGGAACTTTAACTCATGTGCAATTCGggacataaataatttaatatctgGTTGTGTGGCAAGTACTCCTTCTGACTTTCCCCGTAAATGCCGTACACTAGACTTTGTATCGGCATGGAAAGCTTCTGAATGTAGGTTGTTCCTTCTGTATTTGGGCCCGGTGATTCTTGAAAAGACATTGCCACAACCTTTTTATCTTAATTTCCGGCGTTTAGCGTTATCCATGTATCTGCTTGCACATCCCAAATTACATAAAACTTTTGTAGAAACCGCCAAAATAGATTTACTAAACTTTCTGAATGAATACGAATGGTGTTATGGGTGTGATATCTCCAATCGCCAA TTCAACACAATGCACGTTTTACAGCTGCATACGAA GTGCCTTAACTCATCGCTTTTTGTCATCCTCTGTCAACGAGAAAGACCTTGGTAA
- a CDS encoding hypothetical protein (EggNog:ENOG410V6CQ~COG:F) translates to MTTPVAANYENASMAADYIKSVSNVLPDIGIICGSGLSKLVEEIEERKTIPYINIPNFPKTTIAGHVGNLVLGSLGGRKVVAMQGRFHMYEGYSNGEIALPIRAMKLLGVKVLMITNLAGGINRELKSGDFVIIKGHINFPGLGLNNVLVGPNQDEFGPRFPDLSNAYDRPLRQLALKIAQEYGFQDLVREGVYAFNGGPTYETPDESNVLLKLDCDVVGMSTVPEVIIACHCGIKVLAVSLIANNSILDAENDVSINHEKVLAVAAKRADLLQMWFKKIITRVSLD, encoded by the exons AT GACTACTCCAGTAGCCGCCAACTATGAAAATGCATCTATGGCAGCAGATTATATTAAATCAGTGTCAAACGTATTACCAGATATTGGAATTATATGTGGTAGTGGTCTCAGTAAATTAGTCGAAGAGATAGAAGAACGTAAGACAATCCCTTACATAAATATACCAAACTTCCCAAAAACAACCA TTGCTGGACATGTCGGAAACTTAGTGCTTGGAAGTCTTGGTGGTCGCAAAGTAGTTGCAATGCAAGGGAGATTTCATATGTATGAAGGATATTCAAACGGAGAA ATTGCACTTCCTATTCGAGCCATGAAGCTCTTGGGAGTTAAAGTTCTTATGATTACCAACTTAGCTGGTGGGATTAATAGAGAGCTTAAAAGTGGAGATTTTGTAATAATAAAGGGTCATATAAATTTTCCTGGACTTGGGTTAAATAATGTGTTGGTTGGACCCAATCAAGATGA ATTCGGACCTCGATTTCCCGACCTATCTAATGCTTATGATCGTCCTTTGCGACAATTGGCTTTAAAAATAGCACAGGAATACGGTTTTCAGGATTTGGTTCGCGAGGGTGTTTATGCTTTTAATGGTGGTCCTACATATGAAACTCCCGATGAGTCCAATGTGCTACTCAAGTTGGACTGTGATGTTGTTG GCATGAGTACTGTACCAGAAGTAATAATTGCATGTCATTGTGGAATCAAAGTGCTTGCTGTCTCACTAATCGCAAATAATAGTATTTTGGACGCAGAAAATGATGTTAGTATAAATCACGAAAAAGTTCTAGCTGTGGCTGCGAAACGTGCCGATCTGTTACAAATGTGGTTCAAAAAAATTATCACCAGAGTTTCATTAGATTAA
- a CDS encoding hypothetical protein (EggNog:ENOG410V6CQ~COG:F) yields the protein MQGRFHMYEGYSNGEIALPIRAMKLLGVKVLMITNLAGGINRELKSGDFVIIKGHINFPGLGLNNVLVGPNQDEFGPRFPDLSNAYDRPLRQLALKIAQEYGFQDLVREGVYAFNGGPTYETPDESNVLLKLDCDVVGNFIKCYTSRRKVKIFIHHKLDKII from the exons ATGCAAGGGAGATTTCATATGTATGAAGGATATTCAAACGGAGAA ATTGCACTTCCTATTCGAGCCATGAAGCTCTTGGGAGTTAAAGTTCTTATGATTACCAACTTAGCTGGTGGGATTAATAGAGAGCTTAAAAGTGGAGATTTTGTAATAATAAAGGGTCATATAAATTTTCCTGGACTTGGGTTAAATAATGTGTTGGTTGGACCCAATCAAGATGA ATTCGGACCTCGATTTCCCGACCTATCTAATGCTTATGATCGTCCTTTGCGACAATTGGCTTTAAAAATAGCACAGGAATACGGTTTTCAGGATTTGGTTCGCGAGGGTGTTTATGCTTTTAATGGTGGTCCTACATATGAAACTCCCGATGAGTCCAATGTGCTACTCAAGTTGGACTGTGATGTTGTTGGTAATTTCATTAAATGTTACACTTCAAGGCGTAAAGTAAAAATTTTTATCCACCATAAGTTGgacaaaataatttga
- the RCL1 gene encoding rRNA-processing endoribonuclease (EggNog:ENOG410VC3I~COG:A) codes for MPGSNQAIQGRGGRFDPMVSSIVLEGCGNFRVKIALSLISCKKLVLKRIRHKNDSPGVDDAEVCLLKLADKISNGTVIKINDTGTIVSVSPGTLIGGSFSFECSNSRGIGYYLEFLLMVAPFCKTPIESTLVGVSNVPHDPSVDMITQSWLPTYRISVGLSAGASTKIDIQKRGVYPGGGGEVLFSSRPCSGVVPVDKIDVGKVCRVRGIAWSCRVSSSYGQSLVSGAKSVLNQFLSDVYFTIDHRKGQYAGKSPGFGLTLWAERKDGGVYSAEAMSEPEGSDNVLMDAETIGKLAANRLLDQIYRGGFIDSGTQSLAFVLMACESGRNASRLAVGNLSEYSVCTLRLIQKFLGVTFNFQYQSQDNPIKLSEENVEENENETDIDSNSKMLIATCFGAGVQNINKSIR; via the exons ATGCCGGGTTCGAACCAAGCCATTCAAGGTCGTGGAGGCAGGTTTGATCCCATGGTTTCCAGCATAGTCCTGGAAGGGTGTGGTAATTTTAGGGTGAAGATAGCGCTTAGTCTAATCAGCTGTAAAAAACTTGTTTTAAAACGTATTCGCCACAAAAACGATAGTCCAGGAGTGGATGATGCTGAGGTCTGCTTACTGAAGCTTGCTGATAAAATATCTAATGGgacagtaataaaaataaatgatacaG GTACTATTGTGTCTGTTTCCCCAGGGACTCTGATTGGAGGCAGTTTTAGTTTCGAATGTTCAAATAGTCGGGGTATCGGTTATTATTTGGAATTCCTACTCATGGTTGCACCGTTTTGTAAAACTCCTATTGAATCAACTTTGGTCGGGGTTTCGAATGTTCCCCATGATCCGTCTGTAGACATGATCACACAGTCGTGGTTACCTACCTACCGCATCTCTGTTGGTTTAAGTGCTGGCGCCTCAACAAAAATCGATATTCAGAAACGTGGTGTATATCCTGGTGGCGGGGGTGAAGTATTGTTCTCTTCCAGGCCTTGTAGTGGTGTTGTTCCAGTTGACAAGATTGATGTTGGAAAAGTTTGTAG AGTTCGTGGTATTGCATGGAGCTGTCGTGTTAGCTCTTCATACGGACAATCCTTAGTGTCTGGTGCGAAATCAGTTCTCAATCAATTTCTAAGTGATGTATACTTTACAATAGATCATCGAAAG GGTCAATATGCAGGCAAAAGCCCTGGGTTTGGTCTGACTCTATGGGCGGAACGTAAAGATGGTGGTGTATATTCTGCAGAAGCGATGTCGGAACCTGAAGGGAGTGATAACGTACTTATGGATGCAGAAACGATAGGAAAATTAGCAGCAAACCGACTATTAGATCAG ATATACAGAGGGGGCTTCATTGATTCGGGAACCCAGTCGTTGGCTTTCGTTTTAATGGCTTGTGAAAGTGGACGTAATGCTAGCCGTCTGGCTGTCGGAAACCTGTCCGAATATTCTGTTTGTACATTAAGACTCATTCAAAAATTCCTTGGA GTAACATTTAATTTTCAGTACCAAAGCCAAGATAATCCTATCAAATTatctgaagagaatgtggaagAGAACGAAAATGAGACTGATATAGATTCTAATTCAAAAATGCTTATTGCTACTTGTTTCGGTGCTGGTGtacaaaatattaataaatctATTAGATAA